CTTGCATTTTCTCGTTTGAGTTGATTTAGCGTGTATATTCGATCCTATATACCCATTTGAGTACATCGCTTCAGTCGGTTTGTTTAATAGTGGATGTAGCCAGCGCAAACACTTTCAACTGCAACCATCTAAGAAAATCATCCAAAAATCGTTCTACACAAGTTTTATGAACCACTTCTATTGATGACGGATTTCTACCACTACCGTTGTGCGCGAAATAAAATTGCAAGGTAGTTCCTTTTAGGCTATCAACCACAAATCGCATTCGCGTATTAAGAGAACTTTCGCAGCATCTTTCCacaatgtgttgtgtgtgtgtgtgtgtgtgtgtatgtgtgtttattatttatttatttatgattaGTAATATTAAAATGACACCTATACCAGTTCTATAATAACGTACAACAACAGTAACTTTTCTTCTGGCGTTTCTCGGAGGTCATATTCATTTCTCGTACGACGGTGGCGAACACTTCATTCACATTGATGCGGTCCTTTGCTGATGCTTCGATGAACGGACAATCCCATTGCTCTGCCAGGGCACTACCTAcaagatggaaaaaaatgtaacattAATGATAAATTCATGTTAAATCATCTAACTTGAACATCTCAAACATCAGCATAAGACGCATCTACAAGCATATGCATAATACAGAGTCTAGTTTTATTCATCTTACTTTTTCCCTAAAAAATAGCAAATGAGAAATTATGGGGAATATTCCAGTGAGGCTTTTTGGCATTTGCTGTGCCGGTCGTGCAAGCAGCCACCTATATGCGATAACGAACGCCAAAATGAACAGAATGGAATCACCTGCGGCGATTAGATCATTTTGTCGTTTATTTAGATCATATTGACTCCTGCTGTCGCGCCGTCTAAGCAATCGCCTAGAGCGTTACCAAATGTGAGAATGAACTTCGAAATTAACAATGGAAAATACACTTTTACCTAGACTATCATTATCGCGTTACTGAAATCGACACCTAATTTATCTTggtaaaagtaaaaacaaatagGCCCTCcactgccaccctcgctgAAAGTCACCTCGAAAGAGACACACAGTAGCAGGGTGGTGACAGGAAACTAAAATAGTGTTCTTTCGGACCTTCATCGAAAAATtaatgaattgaaaaaaatgggTGACAAACTAAGTTGTGTTGACCTTTGCAGTACTAGAAGGATGTTGGAATAAGTTATACAAGTTTAACGTTCTGGATCAATAGAACatatcaaacaaacataaagCATATTTTTACATAAACCtatttaaatttgaataacaCATATTTCTATGCATGCTCATACGGTATACGGCCTCATAAGATTGAGACAATTTTAACGGTGCTTACCTTCGGCCGTGGAAACTTCTCTTTGGCAATCTAAATCTAGCTTATTTGCGACTAGGAGTATTGGTGCTGGCTGACTACCTTTCACACGACTGATCACATTTCGCATACTGGCGATATCCTGAGGgaagtaaaattaattaaaagtgcaaattaattaatacaTATCAAAACAATATGAAACGATTCGTTAAAATTCGTCTTCCTTCAAAATACGTTAAGAGGGGGGgattggttatttcgggtcaaaaaatgCATATTTATGACGATTTATTGTAtagaaaccattcaatttaattttttcaagtgaatgtcattttaaactacaacttttcaagaatatttggttctattttggggaagatttattcaaaactacgttcatgacatccaatctagaaaggcaagtttacaaaaatgtactttttgcgtaTAAGTTTATCGAAGTAGCCCCCTTTTTCGATTTGTGActgatttttgaagttgaaaaagtgatcctttttttagatattgcctcaaacaatgacctttacataattaacggggctacctagcaaatagtgtacagattatgtgttgaaaatttcaaatcgatcggtccagtagtttttatgctacgatgggcaccgactttgaaaacgtagcttttgggaatcgcgattcaaagttgcgagatgctttgagccttgtatgaaaggcggggtaaaagactgaaataggccccccactcacggtgagttactgagtggataaaagactgaaataggcaccccccactcacggtgagttactgagtgatcGAAAAAATAGTTAATTACcatttggtaaaagactgaaataggcccccccactcacggtgagttactgagtgatcgaaaaaaatcgttgttttaatagtaaaatgtaacttttccacccctcccccctcctatAATACATtaatttacgtttccgcatatttttatgaaggtttgcttatctaaaaagtggtatttaacgattttttcggtcactcagtaactcaccgtgagtgggggggcctatttcagtcttttacctaccattttttagataagcaaacttttataaaaatatgtggaaacgtaaataaatgtattaagggaggggtggaaaagttacattttaccagtgaAATAACaattttggtaaaagactgaaataggccccccccactcacagtgagttactgagtgaccgaaaaaatcgttgttttactgataaaatgttacttttccacccctcacccctcccctaatacatttatttacgtttccgcatatttttatgaaggtttgtttacctaaaaagtgataattaacgattttttcggtcactcagtaactcaccgtgagtgggggggggctatttcagtcttttaccacaatttttcggtcactcagtaactcaccgtgagtggggggcctatttcagtctctTACTCaccaatttatttgccaaacatttctgtgagtGCCATGTTCAAATTGTGTTATTTTGGAGTAAATAAACCATTATCATATCGAGAATGGGCCGCAtattcccaaaaaccccaattttcttatctccaacaaaaaaatgttttggttacgtatccaaaacatatttttgttgCAGATAACTGAAGCAAGTTGCACGCAAGCGccgctcacttggatgcaaatgtcactcatgGTAACCCACGTAGCTGCAAAAAAATGGAGTTATTTGTTGGGCCCCGCCAtacattatccccaaaaaattggtggtgtggacggccggttACAGGAATGACAGCTAAAATGGCTGAGAtcttaaaaaaataaatatatttaattcaatttaatgaaatataTTACCTGAAATGTCTGATGGTTTGTTAGGGAATACATAACGATAAAGCCATGCCCATTTTTTATATACAAATCTCGCATTGATGCGAACTGTTCGGTACCGGCTGTGTCCAAAATTTCTAGCACACATGGAGAGTTATCCACCTGGaaaagcgaataaaaaaatgtaaattagtATTTTCTGGAATGTTACATTCGTTTCAAGGATTTCGTGCACATGTCACTAACTGGCATGATGTTAGTATGGCAATAATGAAAATCGATGACGGtatgttctttttttaaactcGACGTTCATTACCTCCtcttgttgttattttttgtgtgttctcgACTGTGTCTTCAaagccacacgccacacaacAAAGCAGTATATACGACGCCACCACGGCGTGTGAAAAGCGAGTTTAGGTGCTTTTCCGGTGAAAGATTGAaaaggcccccccactcacggtgagttactgagtgaccgaaaaaatccttattttactgataaaatgtaacttttccatccctaccccctcccctaatacatttatttacgtttcaacatatttttatgaaggtttgcttatcttaaaagtggtaattaactatttttccggtcactcagtaactcaccgtgagtgggggggcctatttcagtcttttaccggcATTTTTTACGCAAAGGTTCAATTCGCTGTTCACACCGAGGTTACACGGAGGTCAATCGTAAATatacgaaaaatagcaccatacCGACAcattatcaaatcatgataaattgtttaatatttaacacacaaaacaattatTACCGGGATTTCAACatattcctgccaaaacaaattgcaaaaacaAAGTGCAACGCTGGTTTGTTTGCGTAgctttttacagatccgaaaaaaacgctaacttttaagctcttcaaaggCTCAAAGAAATAACTTTTGGTGCATTGTGTGAAcgcttccatatattttgatgtgacacaaccgtgttttctgcgtctcTGCTCTGTGCTCTGCTCTGATGTTCGAGATTGGTTGACTTTGACGAAAGCGATTCGGTGAATCCAGATGGATCGCTTTTGCAACGCTAGCTCAAGCTCACAGCTCTTTTGACAACCCGAAAACTGCAAGAATCTGCACTTTTTTTACGTTTCGcaatttttttatgcttcggtGAGATATCATCCCCatacaaaatttgaaaacctAGCATTTCTTGGTTCGTTTCTCGAAGCGATAGAAAAAGCTCTCTGGTTGTTGAGCTTGAGTGAGCGTTGCAAATTCGATCCATCTGGACTCACCGATTGGAGCAGCTGACATTTAGGATTGGTTGAGTTTTAAACTCGTGTTAACGcatttgttgtattttttatgCTAACGCATTTGTTGTTTGCGCGATAGTAGGCACAACAAATGTTTGTCGTAACATTTTAGTATGTTACGATCTATCAAATGGTACCGagcaaagatttttttctcaaaattgAGGCTTTCAATTCTgcctcaaactcaaacgaaaTGACTGTATGAAGAATAATTTGCCTTCGCGATCTGAATGAGAGTAGTGCAGCCGCAATTGTTTGACAAACACTTTGGCCATGTATGGGGGTTTCAACGTGTTTGTGAACGCTACTAAAACGCATTCAATAAGCCGGTTTGATAGACCGGTGGTTTCAACAGCTCTAAGGTTGAGGCTACAGCTTTCACGCAAACGCATTCGTATCCGATTCTATGATATTTCTAAATATACGGCTTGTCCGTCCCTATacttgttaaaaaaaaaagcaaaatttctACGGTTCAAATCCTGGAGCAACAGTTTAAATTCAAGAATGTCCTACAATACAGGCCTGTcccataaaaaatgcaaaattatgCAGTACACGTTCTTTGGagatttttccaaaaccaatATGGCATATTGAAATACTGATGTACTTATGAGACTCATTTTTAACAAATACATTCTGTcgagaaagtaccgggaattgTCAATTTAAATCTGGCGGGATAATCTTGGCAAGTCAATTTTTTCTTAGGATGGTACAACTGTCGTTAATCATTATGCAAAGTTTAAGAGGGATCCGTCAACCAGTTTTTACAGCGGTTGGTTAAGTAAGTCAATGTCGATAATGGTGGGATGGGATAGATTTACACAAATCTTTGACAGCGTGAAAAGGGCAAGCGtaaactttttggcattaatttttcgGTTATGCTAGAGTTTACGGTTCACAGGCCCAGGGGCCCCGACTTATCAATTGTGCTAGAAACAATACAAACAGAATATTTTGCAAGCAAAGATTCGAAGCGGTAAATTAAACCAAGAGCCATTCGAAATGTTATTGAACAACAGATATTCTtttaataattgattgatATCATCTATGATTGAAAAACAGTGCGACGTTTGTCGGGGGATCTACTATCTAATAAGTCACTACGGTGTATATATGTTTGCGCATCACGCAAAACCTACCATCAACGCCAAAATTTGCACATACATAGGTTATCATCTCCTTGCATCTTGATTGTTACATTATTGATATTCGAAGATGAAATGGGATCACTAAATTTGAACCATTAACACATGATTTCGGTATATGTCCCTTCGTGCGCATTAGTTTGCTGATTTTAGTAAAGTTATTATTCATTATATGCCCACTTCCAACTACGGGGAATTTGCTAAAGGCTAACCGTGCGGTTTATGATCTTAAATAATAGTATCTTCGTTTTTTGTTCCACAGGCATTATCTACAGTCCCCACGGTCACCACGGAACATTATggagccttttttttatttgcatttttgaaACTAGGAAATGTTTCTTTAGCATTGGAATGCCCATTAACTCGTAAATTGGCATTAAAGTGCATTAGAACTGGCGCCTCACAATGCAATCATTTATCCAGAAGATTGAAATATCATTTCTAAGAACCCTAGCGTAAGTCCGCAGCAACCCATTTTTTAGTAGCAAATGAACTAGTATGATTAAACCATTTCTCGGCTTTTTACCCCAACAATTTACAAAATTCCATTTACACGCCGTTTTTCTAATCGATACGACTATGTTATCTTCTCCAGTATTTGTTTGGAATTTTGCAGGatacatcattatcatcatcatccataaGAGTTTGGGATGAATGAAAATCGACGTTCTCTTATCCATGAAATTACCAATGTCGCAATTCctaatcgaaaccgaaaaacgcgaaaaaaacaaacggcatCGAAACTTTCGCTGCAACTACAATATCGAAAA
This sequence is a window from Anopheles darlingi chromosome 3, idAnoDarlMG_H_01, whole genome shotgun sequence. Protein-coding genes within it:
- the LOC125954937 gene encoding ras-related protein Rap-2a: MREFKVVVLGSGGVGKSALTVQFVSGCFIEKYDPTIEDFYRKEIEVDNSPCVLEILDTAGTEQFASMRDLYIKNGHGFIVMYSLTNHQTFQDIASMRNVISRVKGSQPAPILLVANKLDLDCQREVSTAEGSALAEQWDCPFIEASAKDRINVNEVFATVVREMNMTSEKRQKKSYCCCTLL